A single region of the Stenotrophomonas sp. Marseille-Q4652 genome encodes:
- a CDS encoding aminodeoxychorismate/anthranilate synthase component II, whose amino-acid sequence MLWMIDNYDSFTYNLVQYLQTLGAEVKVVRNDAMSVDEIAAQRPAGIVISPGPCTPNEAGVSLELIERLGPTTPILGVCLGHQGIGQVYGGKVIRAGNIMHGKTSPIRHEGKGVFAGLPDRYQATRYHSLVVDKDSLPEDLEITAWTENEDGSMEEIMGLRHRRFPVEGVQFHPESILTEHGHALLKNFLERT is encoded by the coding sequence ATGCTGTGGATGATCGACAACTACGACAGCTTCACCTACAACCTCGTGCAGTACCTGCAGACGCTGGGCGCCGAGGTCAAGGTGGTGCGCAATGACGCGATGAGCGTGGACGAGATTGCCGCGCAGCGGCCCGCGGGCATCGTCATTTCGCCCGGTCCGTGCACGCCGAACGAGGCCGGTGTTTCGCTGGAACTGATCGAGCGGCTGGGCCCGACCACGCCGATCCTCGGCGTGTGCCTGGGCCATCAGGGCATCGGCCAGGTCTATGGCGGCAAGGTGATCCGCGCCGGCAACATCATGCACGGCAAGACCTCGCCGATCCGCCATGAAGGCAAGGGCGTGTTCGCCGGCCTGCCGGACCGCTACCAGGCCACGCGCTACCACTCGCTGGTGGTGGACAAGGACAGCCTGCCGGAGGACCTGGAAATCACCGCCTGGACCGAGAACGAGGACGGTTCGATGGAGGAGATCATGGGCCTGCGCCACCGCCGGTTCCCGGTGGAGGGCGTGCAGTTCCATCCCGAGTCCATCCTCACCGAGCACGGCCACGCCCTGCTGAAGAACTTCCTGGAGCGCACGTGA
- a CDS encoding DUF1543 domain-containing protein — translation MSATASATGAEDSLKLFVVMLGGRAARANTEVHDVVFAVAPSLQKAYPQLRQQWFGEKAGLHIDSWMEVDGVDEWQVRLGEQPPPADASHLYFVNLGGYAPGEFGEAHRYLLVVAGDPAQAKRLALQQADRQWLKPHRDALFEVDTCLPLGPVGGLHVQLQRGPHAGIRSHSDYIVIS, via the coding sequence GTGAGCGCGACTGCGTCCGCAACTGGCGCCGAGGACAGCCTGAAGCTGTTCGTGGTGATGCTGGGCGGGCGCGCCGCACGCGCCAATACCGAAGTGCACGACGTGGTGTTCGCGGTGGCTCCGTCGCTGCAGAAGGCCTACCCGCAGCTGCGCCAGCAGTGGTTCGGCGAGAAGGCCGGGCTGCACATCGATTCGTGGATGGAAGTCGATGGCGTGGACGAATGGCAGGTCAGGCTGGGCGAACAGCCGCCACCTGCCGATGCGTCGCACCTGTACTTCGTCAACCTCGGTGGTTACGCGCCCGGGGAGTTCGGCGAAGCCCATCGTTATCTGCTGGTCGTCGCCGGTGATCCGGCACAGGCCAAGCGCCTTGCCCTGCAGCAGGCCGACCGGCAGTGGCTCAAGCCGCATCGCGATGCGCTGTTCGAGGTCGACACCTGCCTGCCGCTGGGGCCGGTCGGCGGCCTGCACGTGCAGCTGCAGCGCGGCCCGCACGCGGGCATCCGCAGCCACAGCGACTACATCGTCATTTCCTGA
- the trpD gene encoding anthranilate phosphoribosyltransferase, producing the protein MSITPHEALQRTIEHREIFFDEMVDLMRQVMRGEVSPVMTSAILTGLRVKKETVGEIAGAAAVMREFALPVQVPDKTHLVDIVGTGGDGSHTFNISTCAMFVAAAAGARVAKHGNRSVSSKSGSADAVEALGAVIELQPSQVAEAIDQTGIGFMFAPIHHPAMKVVAPIRREMGVRTIFNILGPLTNPVGATAVLMGVFHPDLVGIQARVLRELGAERALVVWGRDNMDEISLGAGTLVGELRDGQVREYEIHPEDFGIAMSASRNLKVSSPEESIAMLRAVLDNQPGPATDIVALNAGAALYVAGVADSIADGLARARAVIADGSARARLQQYVDATRRIAGLG; encoded by the coding sequence ATGTCCATTACCCCCCACGAAGCGCTGCAACGCACGATCGAGCACCGCGAGATCTTCTTCGACGAAATGGTCGACCTGATGCGCCAGGTGATGCGCGGCGAGGTGTCGCCGGTGATGACCTCGGCCATCCTCACCGGCCTGCGCGTGAAGAAGGAGACCGTCGGCGAGATCGCCGGCGCCGCTGCGGTGATGCGCGAGTTCGCGCTGCCGGTGCAGGTGCCGGACAAGACCCATCTGGTCGACATCGTCGGCACCGGTGGCGATGGCTCGCACACCTTCAACATCTCCACCTGCGCGATGTTCGTGGCCGCTGCCGCCGGTGCGCGCGTGGCCAAGCACGGCAACCGTAGCGTGTCGTCCAAGTCCGGCAGCGCCGATGCGGTCGAAGCGCTGGGCGCGGTGATCGAACTGCAACCCAGCCAGGTGGCCGAGGCGATCGACCAGACCGGCATCGGCTTCATGTTCGCGCCCATCCACCACCCGGCGATGAAGGTGGTCGCGCCGATCCGCCGCGAGATGGGCGTGCGCACCATCTTCAACATCCTCGGTCCGCTGACCAATCCGGTTGGCGCCACTGCGGTGCTGATGGGCGTGTTCCATCCCGACCTGGTCGGCATCCAGGCGCGCGTGCTGCGCGAGCTGGGCGCCGAGCGGGCGCTGGTGGTGTGGGGCCGCGACAACATGGACGAGATCTCGCTTGGCGCCGGCACCCTGGTCGGCGAACTGCGTGATGGCCAGGTGCGCGAGTACGAGATCCACCCGGAGGACTTCGGCATTGCCATGTCGGCCAGCCGCAACCTCAAGGTGTCCAGCCCGGAGGAGTCGATCGCGATGCTGCGCGCCGTGCTCGACAACCAGCCCGGCCCGGCCACGGACATCGTCGCGCTCAACGCCGGTGCCGCCCTGTACGTGGCCGGCGTGGCCGACAGCATCGCCGATGGCCTGGCCCGCGCCCGCGCGGTGATCGCCGATGGCAGTGCCCGTGCGCGACTGCAGCAGTACGTGGACGCCACCCGCCGCATCGCCGGCCTCGGCTGA
- the trpC gene encoding indole-3-glycerol phosphate synthase TrpC, which produces MSDILNTILARKAQEVAERSARMPLAELAARVADASPVRGFARALEASIAAGDPAVIAEVKKASPSKGVIRPDFNPADIAVSYEFGGASCLSVLTDVDFFRGADAYLQQAREACTLPVLRKDFVIDPYQVYEARVLGADCILLIVSALEDRQLAELSDLAMKLGMDVLVEVHDIDELERAIQVPVPLVGINNRNLRTFEVSLQTTLDMRLAVPRDRLLVTESGILAPADVQLMRQAGVNAFLVGEAFMRAEEPGESLRQLFFSHD; this is translated from the coding sequence ATGAGCGACATCCTCAACACCATCCTTGCGCGCAAAGCCCAGGAAGTGGCCGAACGCAGCGCCCGCATGCCGCTGGCCGAGCTTGCCGCCCGCGTGGCCGACGCCTCGCCGGTACGCGGCTTTGCCCGCGCCCTTGAGGCCAGCATCGCCGCCGGCGATCCGGCGGTGATTGCCGAGGTCAAGAAGGCCAGTCCGTCCAAGGGCGTGATCCGTCCTGACTTCAACCCGGCCGACATCGCCGTCAGCTACGAGTTCGGCGGCGCCAGCTGCCTGTCGGTGCTGACCGATGTGGACTTCTTCCGGGGGGCCGACGCCTACCTGCAGCAGGCGCGTGAGGCCTGCACGCTGCCGGTGCTGCGCAAGGACTTCGTCATCGATCCCTACCAGGTGTACGAAGCGCGCGTGCTCGGCGCCGACTGCATCCTGCTGATCGTCTCGGCGCTGGAGGACCGCCAGCTGGCCGAGCTGTCCGACCTGGCGATGAAACTCGGCATGGACGTGCTGGTGGAAGTGCACGACATCGACGAACTCGAGCGTGCCATCCAGGTGCCGGTGCCGCTGGTCGGCATCAACAACCGCAACCTGCGGACCTTCGAGGTCTCGCTGCAGACCACATTGGACATGCGCCTGGCGGTGCCGCGTGACCGCCTGCTGGTCACCGAGAGCGGCATCCTCGCCCCGGCCGACGTGCAACTGATGCGCCAGGCCGGGGTCAACGCCTTCCTCGTCGGCGAGGCCTTCATGCGCGCCGAGGAACCGGGCGAGTCGCTGCGTCAGCTATTCTTTTCCCATGACTGA
- a CDS encoding haloacid dehalogenase-like hydrolase, which yields MTEPYPKPRDDAPLVVFDFDYTLYDGDSGSHLFASLIKGNPLRMLAALLATPILGPLVAMLPTRRTGISGYVWIATFGMHRVREFNIVIDRYVLRHEAELRARLLPQALEVFAAHRAQGDRVVVATGAPPELARAILAFVAHQDVPVIGSEVGPRLGAVAATRHCHNEEKMRMLRERGYGDIDIAYSDSTADLPLLLAARAPVVVNPKRAKVDFFRRVLPGGTRILNWGCVDRGGERAA from the coding sequence ATGACTGAGCCCTATCCCAAGCCGCGCGACGACGCGCCCCTGGTGGTCTTCGACTTCGACTACACCCTGTACGACGGTGATTCCGGCAGCCATCTTTTCGCCTCGCTGATCAAGGGCAATCCGCTGCGCATGCTCGCCGCGCTGCTGGCCACGCCGATCCTCGGCCCGCTGGTGGCGATGCTGCCGACGCGGCGCACCGGCATTTCCGGCTACGTGTGGATCGCCACTTTCGGCATGCACCGGGTGCGCGAGTTCAACATCGTCATCGATCGCTACGTGCTGCGCCATGAGGCGGAGCTGCGCGCCAGGCTGCTGCCGCAGGCGCTGGAAGTGTTCGCCGCCCACCGCGCGCAGGGTGACCGCGTGGTGGTGGCCACCGGCGCGCCGCCGGAGCTGGCCCGCGCCATCCTTGCCTTCGTCGCCCACCAGGACGTGCCGGTGATCGGCAGCGAGGTCGGCCCGCGCCTTGGCGCGGTGGCGGCCACCCGCCACTGCCACAACGAGGAAAAGATGCGCATGCTGCGCGAGCGCGGCTATGGCGACATCGACATCGCCTATTCGGACAGCACCGCCGACCTGCCGCTGCTGCTGGCCGCCAGGGCGCCGGTGGTGGTCAACCCGAAGCGCGCCAAGGTGGACTTCTTCCGCCGCGTGCTGCCGGGCGGCACCCGCATCCTCAACTGGGGCTGCGTCGACCGCGGCGGCGAAAGGGCCGCCTGA
- the crp gene encoding cAMP-activated global transcriptional regulator CRP: MTPGNAHTVSSVRLATSPLTLDIATIDRFLAHSHRRRYPTRTDVFRPGDPAGTLYYVISGSVSIIAEEVDERELVLGYFGSGEFVGEMGLFIESDKREVILRTRTPCELAEISYERLHQLFAGPLSADAPRILYAIGTQISRRLLHTSRKASRLAFLDVTDRIVRTLHDLAKEPESMSHPQGTQLRVSRQELARLVGCSREMAGRVLKKLQADGLLHARGKTVVLYGTR; the protein is encoded by the coding sequence ATGACTCCAGGGAATGCCCACACCGTGTCTTCCGTGCGCCTCGCAACGAGTCCGCTCACGCTGGACATCGCAACCATCGACCGCTTTCTGGCCCACAGTCACCGGCGCCGTTATCCCACCCGCACCGACGTTTTCCGCCCGGGTGATCCGGCCGGCACGCTGTATTACGTGATCAGCGGTTCGGTCAGCATCATTGCCGAGGAAGTGGACGAACGTGAACTGGTGCTGGGTTACTTCGGCAGTGGCGAGTTCGTCGGCGAGATGGGCCTGTTCATCGAGTCGGACAAGCGCGAGGTGATCCTGCGCACGCGTACGCCCTGCGAGCTGGCCGAGATCAGCTACGAGCGCCTGCACCAGCTGTTCGCCGGCCCGCTGTCGGCCGATGCGCCGCGCATCCTGTATGCAATTGGCACGCAGATCTCGCGGCGCCTGCTGCACACCAGCCGCAAGGCCAGCCGCCTGGCGTTCCTGGATGTCACCGACCGCATCGTGCGTACCCTGCACGACCTGGCCAAGGAGCCGGAGTCGATGAGCCATCCGCAGGGCACGCAGCTGCGCGTGTCGCGACAGGAACTGGCGCGCCTGGTCGGCTGCTCGCGCGAGATGGCCGGGCGCGTGCTCAAGAAGCTGCAGGCCGATGGCCTGCTGCATGCACGCGGCAAGACCGTGGTGCTGTACGGCACCCGCTGA
- the speD gene encoding adenosylmethionine decarboxylase yields MVKPLPRLRLQGFNNLTKALSFNIYDVCYARTEEERQRYIEYIDEEYNADRLTQILTDVAEIIGANILNIARQDYDPQGASVTILISEEPVIDKKAAGKELISDAVVAHMDKSHITVHTYPETHPQEGIATFRADIDVATCGVISPLKALNYLIESFDSDIVVMDYRVRGFTRDVKGKKHFIDHKINSIQNFLAKNIKSRYEMFDVNVYQENIFHTKMHLKDFDLDQYLFEEKAKNISFKERMKIEALLKREIEELFHGRNLSE; encoded by the coding sequence GTGGTCAAGCCGTTGCCTCGCCTGAGGTTGCAGGGTTTCAACAACCTCACCAAGGCGCTGAGCTTCAACATCTATGACGTCTGCTATGCACGCACGGAAGAAGAGCGTCAGCGCTACATCGAGTACATCGACGAGGAATACAACGCCGATCGACTCACGCAGATCCTCACCGATGTGGCCGAGATCATCGGCGCCAACATCCTGAACATCGCCCGCCAGGACTACGACCCGCAAGGTGCGTCGGTGACCATCCTCATTTCCGAGGAACCGGTGATCGACAAGAAGGCCGCCGGCAAGGAGCTGATTTCCGACGCCGTGGTTGCGCACATGGACAAGTCGCACATCACCGTGCACACCTATCCGGAAACGCATCCGCAGGAAGGCATTGCGACCTTCCGTGCCGATATCGACGTGGCCACCTGTGGCGTGATCTCGCCGCTGAAGGCGCTGAACTACCTGATCGAGAGCTTTGACTCGGACATCGTGGTGATGGACTACCGCGTGCGCGGCTTTACCCGCGACGTGAAGGGCAAGAAGCACTTCATCGACCACAAGATCAACTCGATCCAGAACTTCCTGGCCAAGAACATCAAGTCCCGCTACGAGATGTTCGACGTCAACGTCTACCAGGAAAACATCTTCCACACCAAGATGCACCTGAAGGACTTCGACCTGGACCAGTACCTGTTCGAGGAAAAGGCCAAGAACATCTCGTTCAAGGAACGCATGAAGATCGAGGCGCTGCTCAAGCGCGAGATCGAGGAGCTGTTCCACGGTCGCAACCTGAGCGAGTGA
- the sugE gene encoding quaternary ammonium compound efflux SMR transporter SugE: protein MPWIYLLLAGLFEIGFALGLKYSEGFTRLWPSVATVIAAGISLWLLTQALRTVPVGTGYAIWTGIGALGVAVLGIFLFGDSASPARLACIALIVSGVVGLKLVS, encoded by the coding sequence ATGCCGTGGATCTATTTGTTGCTGGCCGGGCTGTTCGAAATCGGCTTCGCGCTGGGCCTGAAGTACAGCGAAGGCTTCACCCGGCTGTGGCCCAGCGTGGCCACCGTGATTGCCGCCGGCATCAGCCTGTGGCTGCTGACCCAGGCGCTGCGCACCGTCCCGGTCGGCACCGGGTACGCGATCTGGACCGGCATCGGCGCGCTGGGCGTGGCGGTGCTGGGCATCTTCCTGTTCGGCGACAGCGCGTCGCCGGCACGGCTGGCGTGCATCGCGCTGATCGTCAGCGGCGTGGTCGGGCTGAAGCTGGTGTCCTGA
- the coq7 gene encoding 2-polyprenyl-3-methyl-6-methoxy-1,4-benzoquinone monooxygenase produces MSALRQTTPLDHFLTEAQRALDTVFGNPPAARPYPAAATPDVALDEQERRHAAGLMRINHVGEVCAQGLYFGQAAVARDPATREHLLEAAQEETDHLAWCAERLRELDSRPSLFNPLWYAGSYTIGTLAGLRGDGWNLGFVVETERQVEAHLDEHLETLPPPDLRSREILRVMKIDEARHADHAEHAGARILPPPIPTVMALASKLMKSIAYRI; encoded by the coding sequence ATGAGCGCGCTCCGCCAGACCACCCCGCTCGACCACTTCCTGACCGAGGCCCAGCGGGCCCTGGACACCGTCTTCGGCAATCCGCCGGCGGCCCGGCCCTATCCGGCTGCAGCCACCCCGGACGTTGCCCTGGACGAGCAGGAACGGCGCCATGCCGCCGGGCTGATGCGGATCAACCATGTCGGCGAGGTCTGCGCGCAGGGCCTGTACTTCGGCCAGGCAGCCGTGGCCCGCGACCCGGCCACCCGCGAACACCTGCTCGAGGCTGCCCAGGAGGAGACCGACCACCTGGCGTGGTGCGCCGAGCGCCTGCGCGAGCTGGACAGCCGGCCCAGCCTGTTCAACCCCCTCTGGTACGCCGGCAGCTACACCATCGGCACCCTGGCCGGGCTGCGTGGTGATGGCTGGAACCTGGGGTTCGTGGTGGAAACCGAGCGCCAGGTCGAGGCGCACCTGGACGAACACCTGGAAACGCTGCCGCCGCCGGACCTGCGCAGCCGCGAGATCCTGCGGGTGATGAAGATCGACGAGGCCCGCCACGCCGACCATGCCGAACATGCCGGCGCGCGGATCCTGCCGCCGCCGATCCCGACGGTGATGGCACTGGCCTCGAAGCTGATGAAGTCCATCGCCTACCGGATCTGA
- the rplM gene encoding 50S ribosomal protein L13 gives MSTFTAKSETVQRDWYLVDASGKTLGRLASELARRLRGKHKPVYTPHVDTGDYLVVINADKIVVTGKKLQDKMYHRFTGYIGNLKTESLAQALERHPERVIEIAVKGMLPKGPLGRQMYRKLKVYAGTEHPHAAQQPQVLDI, from the coding sequence ATGAGCACTTTCACTGCAAAGTCCGAGACCGTCCAGCGCGACTGGTACCTCGTTGACGCTTCTGGCAAGACGCTTGGCCGTCTGGCCTCCGAGCTGGCCCGCCGCCTGCGTGGCAAGCACAAGCCGGTCTACACCCCGCACGTCGATACCGGCGACTACCTGGTTGTCATCAACGCAGACAAGATTGTCGTCACCGGCAAGAAGCTGCAGGACAAGATGTACCACCGTTTCACGGGCTACATCGGCAACCTGAAGACCGAATCCCTGGCCCAGGCGCTTGAGCGCCACCCGGAGCGCGTGATCGAGATCGCGGTCAAGGGCATGCTGCCGAAGGGTCCGCTGGGTCGCCAGATGTACCGCAAGCTCAAGGTCTACGCCGGCACCGAGCATCCGCACGCCGCCCAGCAGCCGCAAGTTCTGGATATCTAA
- the rpsI gene encoding 30S ribosomal protein S9, protein MAITQNYGTGRRKSSTARVFLRKGTGNITVNDRPLDEFFGRETARMIVRQPLELTNHTETFDIKVTAAGGGTTGQAGAIRLGIARALVEYDESLKTELRKAGFMTRDAREVERKKVGLHKARRATQFSKR, encoded by the coding sequence ATGGCTATCACGCAAAACTACGGCACTGGCCGCCGCAAGTCCTCCACCGCCCGCGTGTTCCTGCGCAAGGGCACCGGCAACATCACCGTCAACGACCGTCCGCTGGACGAGTTCTTCGGCCGTGAGACCGCGCGCATGATCGTGCGCCAGCCGCTGGAGCTGACCAACCATACCGAAACCTTCGACATCAAGGTCACCGCCGCTGGCGGCGGCACCACCGGTCAGGCCGGTGCGATCCGCCTGGGCATCGCCCGTGCGCTGGTCGAGTACGACGAGTCGCTGAAGACCGAGCTGCGCAAGGCTGGCTTCATGACCCGCGACGCCCGTGAGGTCGAGCGTAAGAAGGTCGGTCTGCACAAGGCCCGCCGCGCCACCCAGTTCTCCAAGCGTTAA
- a CDS encoding RNA pyrophosphohydrolase, whose amino-acid sequence MIDPDGYRPNVGIVLMRQDGQVFWARRVRRDGWQFPQGGMNTDETPVEAMYRELQEETGLLPEHVEVLGATPGWLRYRLPARAIRRNERQLCIGQKQVWFLLRLTGDESHVSLDHSDSPEFDHWRWVDFWYPVEHVVTFKRGVYARALRHLAPLARGVAGPGVQAMPKSAQEAWLPGSSAGHDRPRKRSRRNGPGRGGSTTINVGN is encoded by the coding sequence GTGATCGATCCGGACGGCTATCGACCCAACGTCGGCATCGTGTTGATGCGGCAGGACGGGCAGGTGTTCTGGGCACGTCGTGTGCGCCGGGACGGCTGGCAGTTCCCGCAAGGTGGCATGAACACCGACGAGACCCCGGTCGAGGCCATGTATCGCGAACTGCAGGAAGAGACCGGCCTGTTGCCTGAGCACGTGGAAGTGCTGGGGGCAACGCCCGGCTGGCTGCGTTACCGCCTGCCGGCCCGCGCAATCCGCCGCAACGAGCGGCAACTGTGCATCGGCCAGAAGCAGGTCTGGTTCCTGTTGCGGCTCACCGGTGACGAATCCCACGTCAGCCTGGACCACTCCGACAGCCCGGAATTCGACCACTGGCGCTGGGTGGACTTCTGGTACCCGGTCGAGCATGTGGTCACCTTCAAGCGCGGTGTGTATGCCCGGGCGCTGCGGCACTTGGCCCCGCTGGCGCGCGGGGTGGCCGGGCCGGGGGTGCAGGCCATGCCCAAGTCGGCCCAGGAGGCCTGGCTGCCGGGCAGCAGCGCCGGCCACGACCGCCCGCGCAAGCGCAGCCGGCGCAACGGGCCGGGCCGCGGCGGATCAACAACGATTAACGTTGGAAATTGA
- a CDS encoding (2Fe-2S)-binding protein, whose product MYVCICNGVTDHQIREAAESGCQSVTELTMRTGCGANCGSCLDMAADLLEKARLTRSLALPVLAQAA is encoded by the coding sequence GTGTACGTCTGCATCTGCAATGGGGTTACCGACCACCAGATCCGCGAAGCGGCCGAGAGCGGCTGCCAGAGCGTGACTGAACTCACCATGCGCACCGGCTGCGGTGCCAACTGCGGCTCCTGTCTGGACATGGCAGCTGACCTGCTCGAAAAAGCCCGGCTGACCCGCAGCCTGGCCCTGCCGGTATTGGCGCAGGCCGCCTGA
- the bfr gene encoding bacterioferritin, whose translation MKGDAKVIEFLNKALYNELTSINQYFLHAKMLKNWGLMELSQHEYKESIDEMKHADVLSDRILFLEGLPNFQALGKLRIGENPTEILKCDLALEREGVVVLRDAVAYCDSVGDYVSRQLFVSILESEEEHIDWLETQLDLIDRIGEPNYLLTKLED comes from the coding sequence ATGAAAGGCGACGCGAAGGTCATCGAGTTTCTAAACAAGGCGCTCTACAACGAGCTGACCTCCATCAACCAGTACTTCCTGCACGCCAAGATGCTGAAGAACTGGGGGCTGATGGAGCTGTCCCAGCACGAGTACAAGGAATCGATCGACGAGATGAAGCACGCCGACGTGCTCTCCGATCGCATCCTGTTCCTCGAGGGGCTGCCGAACTTCCAGGCGCTGGGCAAGCTGCGCATCGGCGAGAACCCGACCGAGATCCTCAAGTGTGACTTGGCGCTGGAGCGCGAGGGCGTGGTGGTGCTGCGCGACGCCGTGGCCTATTGCGACTCGGTGGGCGACTACGTCAGCCGGCAGTTGTTCGTGAGCATCCTCGAGTCCGAGGAAGAGCACATCGACTGGCTGGAAACCCAGCTGGACCTGATCGACCGCATCGGCGAGCCGAACTACCTGCTGACCAAGCTGGAAGACTGA